The window CCCCAGTGGTCGTAGGCAGGATGCAGACCATTAAGTGTGTGGTTGTGGGTGACGGGGCAGTAGGTAAAACCTGCCTACTCATCTCTTACACCACCAATGCCTTCCCTGAAGAGTACATTCCCACAGTGTTCGACAACTACAGCGCTCAGATGAGTGTAGATGGCCGCACTGTCAGCCTCAACCTGTGGGACACAGCCGGCCAGGAGGAGTACGACCGCCTGCGCACCCTCTCCTATCCCCAGACCAACGTTTTCATCATCTGCTTTTCCATCGGCAGCCCCTCCTCCCATGCCAATGTCAGGCACAAGTGGCACCCTGAGGTGTCTCACCACTGCCCAAACGTGCCCATCCTGCTGGTGGGCACCAAGAGGGACCTGAGGGGTGATGCAGAAACAGTGAAGAAGTTGAAGGAGCAGGGCCTGGCCCCTACCACCCAGCAGCAGGGCAATGCCCTGGCCAAGCAGATTGGGGCTGTTAAATACATGGAGTGTTCAGCTCTGCTGCAGGATGGTGTCAGGGAGGTGTTTGCGGAAGCTGTGAGGGCGGTGTTGTATCCAGTAACGAAAAAGAACcccaagaagtgcgtgctgtTGTAATGGATTGTTCCCAGATTTGGACTGTCGAGAGGGATGATGGAGATCCACAGATGCAAAGGAAGGCTGAGGAATGAAGGTCGTCATCTGGCTGCCTCCACACCACCTCCAGCAAGTTAGACTTTGTTTCCAGCTCCTCCGTTACTCCTCTCTTCCTTATTCATCTCCTGGAGGATTTCACTCCGTTGCCATCATCACCAAAGTGACTATGCCAAAATTGAGGCAACTGACCGCATCTCCTctatttttcttacattttaacttttgataTTTACACTTTTTTCCAATTTTACACCTGTTCTAGATTTATAGCTTCTCTGCTTTGCCTTATAAAAATGCTGATCATGGTTGTCACAAGCCATAATAACatccaaaccaaccaaccaagcTACCCTGTTTGACTGGAGAGAAGAGATCTGCCTTTTTTCAGGTGGAGAAATAATGACTACCTCATACTCTCACCTAGGTTGCATCTCACGAATCTCGAGCAGTGTTGTCATCAAGATGCTTTGACTTTCCTATTTAGATGTAATGAACAGCCAAGTAGAGGGTGAACAAGTTTTTAATTTCAAGCAGCTTGAGTCCAGACGAGGTGTGATGACTCCCGGACAAATGCCAGTACCCCATAACCAATATGCACAGATTAAAGGTTCAACTCTCGAGCTGCAGTTCCCCTTGTGCTCACTCTGGCGTGTTAGAGCTGTCTGGCGGGCTGCCCCTTCCAGCCACTGGCGCTGCTCTCTCACTGCCACGCATGGAAGAGCCAGTAGGCCATTGAAGATAAGCCGGGCCCATTAAAAGCAGCCGGCCATTTGCCCTCTTCAGTAATCGAGGAGCAGGTGTCATAAGGCCACTGCCAAATTAACCCACAAGGGTTCAGGATCCCTCAAGCTGACATATCAGTAAGTCGTGTTGTGGGACAGCTCTCCTGTCAACGTCTTAACTCTTGAGGCTCACACAGAGTGCCATTAAAACATGCCTAAGAATTACTTTTTGACGGGGTGGTGTCAAAGAGTCTGTATTTTGTCTAATAATGTTGAATTTACTctgtaaatgatttttttcttcctcaaatgttttttaaCCTACGAGTGCGGTTATGGCCAAAgttgaatatattttttgtaataGCTTATGTTTAGTGTTTAATAGGTAATACTCAGATTTGATAAAGCAGAACACCATTATGCACCCCTCATCAATTACATTGTTGCCTTACATTTAAGGTCAGCAGACTATGACCACTGCATAATTGATTCAGTATGGTAGCATATAATCCCAGAATATGTTTAAACTGACTTGTGCTTGGCTATATACACTTATTTTCCTATATTTTTGGTTAGTGGAA of the Sparus aurata chromosome 18, fSpaAur1.1, whole genome shotgun sequence genome contains:
- the rhogd gene encoding ras homolog gene family, member Gd, which codes for MQTIKCVVVGDGAVGKTCLLISYTTNAFPEEYIPTVFDNYSAQMSVDGRTVSLNLWDTAGQEEYDRLRTLSYPQTNVFIICFSIGSPSSHANVRHKWHPEVSHHCPNVPILLVGTKRDLRGDAETVKKLKEQGLAPTTQQQGNALAKQIGAVKYMECSALLQDGVREVFAEAVRAVLYPVTKKNPKKCVLL